ATGCTATTTAGAGCTTCTAATAGATGACCTTGAATTATAGGGCTTGAAAGATTCAAAAGTGAAAGCATCTGTTGAGCTACATCTTCGTTGACGAGAATAGATTCGGACTGAGCAATTCTGGCAAGAATAGCCGATGCAGGCTCCCTTAGAGTCATCAGAACTGATGTTACAGAGAAAAGAAGTTGGAGCAAAGATCCTGTGATTCCTGATCGAATTAAACGTTGCACGTTCTCGGTCAAGGTAGACAGATTTTGTAGTGCGTTTAACGATGATAACTTGGATTCAAGTTTTCCAGTGATAAACATTTTGACAAGGGGCTCGACCGCTCCATCTTCTCCAAGGGTAAGTTTGCTGTGATCAGTGAGTTCCAACCTGGAAAGTGCGGTTGCCATAAGAATCTTGTTCATGTCAGACCCTGCagtaaatataaattgaaattttcaaCGATTTGTTGAAAAACATAATTGAGTTAATGATCATTGTTTGATCTAGAACATAAGACAAGTTTCTGTTAAGGAAATTACTGCATTACCTTCCTTCAAATACTGAACTAGTGGCCTAAAGTAGCCAGCCTCGGCCATATGAAGTGCGTTTTGGTTATTACTAGACAAAATATCCAATAACTTTGCTGCATCATGTGAAGCAACAGGGTCATCTCCATTAAGGATGGCGACCAACATAACGATGCACCCTTGAATTCTTCCGATCCGCCTTCGAACTGCTGAAACATTAGAGAGGTCTAGCAACAGTCCCACTGCTTCCCTCCTCTCTTCTGAATCCCTCGTAAGAGACTTCACCACTGCCGATAAAAACTCAATCTCAACCATCTTTTCCTGCATTGTACCAGTTTATAAAGTAAGATAAAACCACGATGAACTAACCTATTGAATTATGGATAACCTCAATCGTTACCTTTTTCTCGTCATTCTGAAAAGCAATACTTCTTAGCAATTGAATTATGGATAACCTATTGTCTGCCTTACACGAAACTAGACGCTTGAAAAGAATAGCAATAATTGCTTCCTCATTAATCAAACCGCCGTCGattttttcatttctcatgAACTCCTTTAGTCTCAGAAGTGAAACTGCAAATTCTTCGTCACTACCATTCTTAAGTTGCAAAATAACATCATCAATGGAAACATTAACGATTTCCTCTTCTATTTCCCAAACTGTCTTCGTTTCATTCGCGAAAAGTTCCGATTTTGGACTCGAAGTGATACTTGAACTACCATCAAATCTTGCATTCATCATCTGTCTTTGCAATGTACcaattttttctctaaaatcAATGGAAACTTCAAGGCTTGCAACAAGCAAAACTCCCAACGACCGACCGATATCATGTGTCATGTCCTCAATTTGCTTAATAGGGTGTCTCAAATTTGAGCTTTTCGTTAAAGTTTTAGCACGCCGTAACTCATTCTCAAGAGATTCCAACGATTTTCGAATTGATGGCTTGTCCAAAACAGTGCTATTATCACTCAATTCATTCAAGATTGGTGGCAATTTCTCAACCAAAATGCCAAACTCAGAAAAAGCCTCTACCTCAATTTCAGAATTtttagcaaaagaaacaacCTCATCGGTCAAAACTTTCATCTTCGACAGCAATTCAGAAAATTCCCTCTTTTCCATGTTTTCCTTATTGTTATAAAAACTTCATATGTTCAGATAAAAAACAAGAATCAGTCATTaatcaaacaagagaaaatgCTCAAGAAATTAATACACAACAAAGACAATCATTCAAATAACATAGACATGACAACATGATTAAAACAGTAGTTCAACATGACAACTAAGTTGTTCTTTTTTGGGCATAACCCTTTAGTTCCCGGAAGAAGGACTACTGGTAATATGGAGTTCGGTCGGGAGGTATataaagtctggccaagaatAGTCTTAGCCAGGATTCGAACTCGGGTTCTACTGAGCTAATACGTTAATTGAAATTCATTAATCACTCGAGTCTATTCAACTAACTAAActgataaaaatgaaaatacaaaaaCTAACTAAGCCAAATTGtgatgaaaagaataaaaacctTACTAGGGATATTTAACTTTTGAGCTAAGCTTTTatcttttgtcttcaatttataaaattgcaaataaataatcaaactattaaaaatgaaaacatataaaaacaaatttataaaggAGAATGAATTGAACCTGCAGAGAAATTCTCAGACACTTTCAGCAGCAAAGACCCAACATAGTCAAAATTTCAAAGTTAAGAACTTTTGAGAGAAACAAACAGAAATAGCAAAGAATAACTAACACCACCCCACTTTCTcttttctcttgttcttgaatcTTTGTTATTGACTTTGAATAACCATAAGGGTAAAACATAAGGTTGAATATTTCTTGTGACAATAATATGTGGAATATAGAAAAGACAAgatgtgatgatgatgatgataataaggGTCGTTTTCAGACGGCTATGGAGCATTAAATATAAGGTTGTAGTGACATATGGTTTTTTTGGTTTGATCATTATGATCATTTTCTTATGCTTGCTTCCAAGTAACTAGCAGCTGAAAAAATGAACGATGGAAGACGAAGTCAAAATGCGTGTCTTACACATGTGTAGTACATGGTTgcattaaataattataattgtaaagtctttttttattgaaaaatgttGACTTTAAATAACAGTCTTTTCAAAAATATTGGTGCATTAATTATTAGGATTAAATTTTAATCCTCTAAtctaccccccaaaaaaaaatattctaaatatactaatttttatttttttggattaccATGATATTGTTACCAAATTTCCAATACGATCACTAATTTTCGCCGTAAAACATACAAGATGTGTTCCTCTCTAATTCCCGATTATCCCTAGTTTCCAATGCCCAAATACATTGCAGTGATTCAATATCTTCACTATGACAAACTTCATCTCATTTGAGCGGCTAATCATGTGCTAGTTGAGTATGGATGATGTTGAGGGAATtgagttttttaaaatatgaattacTAGGTTTGAGAAGAATTTGGGTGGGTTTGAGGTTTTTTTAATCTATGGCTAAAAAGTTAATCTtaatggataagtggagtgtcagGATTCGAACTCCGGCTCCTGCATATATATAACGCGATGTCCCTactaactgagttaaactcattgggacgaatttttaatttattgcaattaattattaattatactaATAAATGCcacttttgctttttttttaggtagtctagtggttaaaaatttcactcttaagaaGGATAAATTAGATGTCAGAAATTCGAACATCAacccctgcatataaaatgcaatgtcccttaacaacttaattaagctcATGGGGACAGACAAATGCCACTTCTACCTTATGTATAAGATTATTACAATcattcatgtaaaaaaaaaattattacaataATTAAATAGGTCTAAATAATAAGCCGCGAGACTcatatcttcaatttttttacgGACCAAACTTAGGCATGAAGAAGTCCGTCTAACCTATTCTCAACTCTAGAGTCTAGATTACATGAACAATTTGAATAAGTGGTTTATTGtgaaatattgtaaaaaaaaaattagaaaaattataataattgtcgacaatactattaaaaaaatatatttatgaacatgatatttttttatgactTAAATAGTATTCTAATCTAATCGGTaccaattaaataattttttaattataaaaatcatcaatttttaaatttacaaaACGATATTTATCATTATTGATGTTTTGAACATTTTTATcaacataatttatttcaaatattagaatttacctaacAATAGAACCAGAAGTGGGGATTAAAAAGTTCACTAGCCATATtggataaatttattttaagagaataaaatttaaagttgatatataaataaaaaaaaattctaacattaaaacatatttaactt
This portion of the Trifolium pratense cultivar HEN17-A07 linkage group LG3, ARS_RC_1.1, whole genome shotgun sequence genome encodes:
- the LOC123913227 gene encoding U-box domain-containing protein 44-like; this translates as MEKREFSELLSKMKVLTDEVVSFAKNSEIEVEAFSEFGILVEKLPPILNELSDNSTVLDKPSIRKSLESLENELRRAKTLTKSSNLRHPIKQIEDMTHDIGRSLGVLLVASLEVSIDFREKIGTLQRQMMNARFDGSSSITSSPKSELFANETKTVWEIEEEIVNVSIDDVILQLKNGSDEEFAVSLLRLKEFMRNEKIDGGLINEEAIIAILFKRLVSCKADNRLSIIQLLRSIAFQNDEKKEKMVEIEFLSAVVKSLTRDSEERREAVGLLLDLSNVSAVRRRIGRIQGCIVMLVAILNGDDPVASHDAAKLLDILSSNNQNALHMAEAGYFRPLVQYLKEGSDMNKILMATALSRLELTDHSKLTLGEDGAVEPLVKMFITGKLESKLSSLNALQNLSTLTENVQRLIRSGITGSLLQLLFSVTSVLMTLREPASAILARIAQSESILVNEDVAQQMLSLLNLSSPIIQGHLLEALNSMSSHLGASKVRRKMKEKGALQLLLPFLKESNTNIRCKVLNLLCTLSKDITDELTEYLDETHLFNIVNIVSSSTSESEKAAAVGILSNLPASDKKVTDILKRANLLPILISILNTSNASKSPAANSLTENAAGVINRFTNSNDKKLQLVSVQHGVIPLLVKLLSTTSPITKSRAANSLAQLSQNSLSLRKSRKARWLCVQPSSNAYCEVHDGYCFVNSTFCLVKAGAISQLIQILEDKEKEVVEASLVALSTLLQDEIWEGGVSFIEKLSGVQAIIKSLEVGDAKVQEKALWMLEKIFKVEEHRVKYGQYAQVVLIDLAQKSDSRLKSTVAKVLAELELLQAQSSYF